The following proteins are co-located in the Myroides profundi genome:
- a CDS encoding DUF4421 family protein, with product MIINCLAIVRYLKALVFFLFSISVFAQVDSTYVKDHIKPYGVKFAIGKDVLALDYTLEDKKSTQTFESNKPVSIGVGFLWGSSSFSFSHGFSFMREKEKGKTKATDFQYHHYGDKFLIDLYYKRNKGFYRYKENHKDDTPTAEDIFPDFKIHMYGALFQYVWNNEKYSLGAAYDLSKVQMKSAGSLLLGGGMFYSSLRNIPVLSEELNDYDKRTYHFGPNIGYGYNWVPYKKVLVAGAFTFGVNGAIEENLLTNKTVFTVNPSVVGRFSLGYIGEEWIVSASAVANGLFLNMKKDYQTGLLASTFNFTVIKRFNLKKEIKFLKKDYNWKEAIFGSKRNDVNNAINEE from the coding sequence GTGATAATTAATTGTTTAGCTATAGTGAGATATTTAAAAGCGCTAGTATTCTTTCTTTTTTCAATCTCTGTTTTTGCACAGGTTGATTCTACTTATGTGAAAGATCATATAAAACCTTATGGTGTTAAGTTTGCTATAGGTAAAGATGTATTGGCACTAGATTATACTCTAGAAGATAAAAAGAGTACACAGACATTTGAGTCTAATAAACCAGTGAGCATAGGTGTAGGTTTTTTATGGGGAAGTTCTTCTTTTAGTTTTAGTCATGGTTTTTCTTTTATGAGAGAGAAGGAAAAGGGTAAGACAAAAGCAACAGATTTCCAATACCATCATTATGGAGATAAATTTCTGATAGACTTATATTATAAACGCAATAAGGGATTTTATAGATATAAAGAAAATCATAAGGATGACACTCCTACAGCAGAAGATATTTTTCCAGATTTTAAAATTCATATGTATGGAGCTTTATTTCAATATGTGTGGAATAATGAGAAGTACTCATTAGGTGCAGCATACGATTTAAGCAAAGTACAAATGAAGTCAGCTGGATCTCTACTATTAGGAGGAGGGATGTTTTATTCATCGCTTCGAAATATTCCGGTTCTTTCAGAAGAGTTAAACGATTATGATAAGCGTACTTACCATTTTGGTCCGAATATAGGGTATGGGTATAACTGGGTGCCTTATAAAAAAGTATTGGTAGCAGGCGCGTTTACATTTGGTGTGAATGGTGCAATAGAAGAGAATTTATTAACGAACAAGACTGTTTTTACAGTTAACCCTTCTGTGGTAGGAAGATTCTCTCTTGGTTATATAGGGGAGGAGTGGATTGTTAGTGCATCTGCAGTAGCTAATGGGTTGTTCTTAAACATGAAGAAGGATTATCAAACGGGGTTGTTGGCAAGCACATTTAACTTTACTGTTATCAAAAGATTTAATTTAAAAAAGGAAATTAAATTTCTTAAGAAAGATTACAATTGGAAGGAAGCGATATTTGGAAGTAAAAGAAATGATGTGAACAATGCTATAAATGAAGAATAA
- a CDS encoding acyl-CoA thioesterase: protein MDFNSNDFRFFHPLEIRWSDMDALGHVNNVMYIDYFQIGRGYYMNEASKTWDWFKHMFVIANISCNYIKEIKLNVRHPKIGVRISKMGGKSFEIEYAIVSEGENRDLILHAIGTSTQVMMDIKEKKTIEIPTWLREEIENYEPGL from the coding sequence ATGGATTTTAATAGTAATGATTTTAGGTTTTTCCATCCTTTAGAGATTAGATGGAGTGATATGGATGCTTTGGGACATGTTAATAATGTGATGTATATCGACTATTTTCAGATTGGTAGAGGGTATTATATGAATGAAGCTAGTAAGACATGGGATTGGTTTAAACATATGTTTGTGATAGCTAATATCTCGTGTAATTATATTAAGGAGATTAAGTTAAATGTAAGGCATCCTAAGATAGGGGTAAGAATATCTAAAATGGGAGGTAAGAGTTTTGAGATTGAATATGCTATTGTTAGTGAAGGGGAGAATAGAGATCTAATCTTACATGCCATAGGTACAAGTACGCAGGTGATGATGGATATCAAAGAGAAAAAAACAATAGAGATTCCGACTTGGTTAAGAGAAGAGATAGAAAACTATGAACCAGGATTATAA
- a CDS encoding DNA alkylation repair protein — protein MENRKGARSIKDIPEGVLAMLNKGELSSVNLTEWLAIDQRQLVQYVLLDLKKDMYTSIVLDAIESIKKPTVNSINQCIGYTLYCLAKENEDRELFELLKKHKSDLVRCWATYFIGYNDALSINEKLEEIKYFAGDGHFGVREICWMAVRADIIDKLDESITILLTWTKDENEYIRRFVTESTRPRGVWCKHIDRLKENPEVGLPLLEALKEDSSKYVMDSVGNWLNDAAKTQPAFVLEVCDKWEKQNNSKGIQYIIKKAKRSL, from the coding sequence ATGGAGAATAGAAAAGGAGCAAGGTCAATTAAAGATATTCCTGAAGGTGTTTTAGCGATGTTAAATAAAGGTGAGTTGTCAAGTGTGAATTTGACAGAGTGGTTGGCGATTGATCAAAGGCAACTCGTCCAATATGTATTGTTGGATTTAAAAAAAGATATGTATACGAGCATCGTATTAGATGCTATAGAAAGCATAAAAAAGCCAACTGTAAATTCTATTAATCAATGTATAGGTTATACTTTGTATTGTTTAGCAAAGGAAAATGAAGATAGAGAATTGTTTGAATTATTAAAAAAGCATAAAAGTGATTTAGTACGATGTTGGGCGACTTATTTTATAGGTTATAATGATGCATTAAGTATAAATGAGAAGCTAGAAGAAATTAAATACTTTGCAGGGGATGGGCATTTTGGAGTTAGAGAGATTTGTTGGATGGCTGTACGTGCTGATATTATAGATAAGTTAGACGAAAGTATAACAATATTACTTACGTGGACTAAGGATGAGAATGAATATATAAGAAGATTTGTGACTGAGTCTACAAGACCTAGAGGAGTATGGTGTAAGCATATTGATAGGTTAAAAGAAAATCCAGAAGTAGGCCTTCCTTTATTAGAAGCTTTAAAAGAGGATTCTTCTAAGTATGTGATGGATAGTGTAGGTAATTGGCTAAATGATGCTGCTAAAACACAACCTGCTTTTGTGTTAGAAGTCTGTGATAAATGGGAAAAACAAAATAATTCTAAGGGAATTCAGTATATTATAAAGAAGGCTAAACGAAGCCTATGA
- a CDS encoding cytochrome-c peroxidase — protein MKKRLVLLTVLLALVSCKKEQKSNSDDKGEVKSELLTKASAYFQPISSVENTNLDPEKVALGKYLYFDTNLSKDGNISCNSCHNLNTYGVDNLAFSPGDDGSLGGRNSPTVFHAALHSMQFWDGRAKDVEEQAGGPILNPVEHNIKDEKELEDRLRKIDMYKEKFAAVYKSDKEPITFKNITNAIGAFERTLMPESRFDKFLDGDITALTAQEQKGLETFISVGCITCHNGVALGGQMFQKFGVYGDYWQETKSAKIDNGLADLSKKDTEKYLFKVPGLRNIEHTGPYFHDGSVKDLKEAVRIMASLQTNVKLSQEQIDDITVFLGSLSSDIKDEVKKSPFES, from the coding sequence ATGAAAAAGCGACTAGTTTTATTGACTGTTTTATTGGCATTGGTAAGTTGTAAAAAAGAGCAAAAAAGTAATTCTGATGATAAAGGGGAAGTAAAGTCTGAATTACTAACAAAAGCCTCAGCTTACTTTCAACCTATCTCTTCTGTAGAGAATACAAATTTAGATCCAGAGAAAGTAGCATTAGGGAAATATTTATATTTTGATACAAATCTATCTAAGGATGGAAATATCAGTTGTAATTCATGTCATAATTTAAATACTTATGGAGTGGATAATTTAGCATTCTCTCCTGGAGATGATGGATCATTAGGAGGACGAAATTCTCCTACAGTGTTTCACGCAGCCTTGCACAGTATGCAGTTTTGGGATGGTAGAGCAAAAGATGTAGAAGAACAAGCTGGAGGGCCAATTCTAAATCCTGTAGAACACAATATTAAAGACGAAAAGGAACTAGAAGATAGATTGCGTAAAATAGATATGTATAAGGAGAAATTTGCTGCAGTATATAAATCAGATAAAGAACCTATTACATTTAAGAATATTACGAATGCCATTGGTGCATTTGAGCGTACATTAATGCCTGAAAGCAGATTTGACAAATTCTTAGATGGGGATATAACGGCTTTAACTGCACAAGAACAAAAGGGATTAGAGACTTTTATTTCTGTAGGATGTATTACTTGTCATAATGGAGTAGCGCTAGGAGGACAGATGTTCCAAAAATTCGGAGTGTATGGTGACTATTGGCAAGAAACTAAATCTGCGAAGATTGATAATGGATTAGCAGATTTAAGTAAAAAGGATACAGAGAAATATTTGTTTAAAGTACCTGGGTTAAGAAATATAGAACATACAGGTCCTTATTTTCATGATGGTTCTGTGAAAGATCTAAAAGAGGCTGTGCGTATCATGGCTAGTCTACAAACAAATGTAAAATTAAGCCAAGAGCAAATAGATGATATTACAGTATTCTTAGGAAGTTTGTCTAGTGATATAAAAGATGAGGTAAAAAAATCACCTTTTGAGTCATAG
- a CDS encoding peroxiredoxin-like family protein — protein sequence MKEIKQALDTMTQGMQSQVPVETMNAFGNSIMDLHTKSFGTTSEVGMMFPSVEVVTESNQQIPIVDLFKGKKTLVSFVRGNWCPFCNIEMAHLMSYYPMLQDKGVEVIVVSPMNIELLKDWKSENKMSFPIVQDKNLVLGKALDIKFELQDFVQPHYEMLGIDLKHLNQTEKTELNIPAVYIIDDEGRISFRYMDVNYGNRLELKEVINVL from the coding sequence ATGAAAGAAATAAAACAAGCTTTAGATACAATGACTCAAGGGATGCAGTCTCAAGTGCCTGTAGAAACTATGAATGCTTTTGGTAATTCTATTATGGATTTGCACACAAAAAGTTTTGGAACAACATCAGAAGTAGGAATGATGTTTCCTTCAGTAGAGGTAGTGACAGAAAGTAATCAGCAGATTCCTATTGTTGATTTGTTTAAAGGTAAAAAGACTTTAGTTAGTTTTGTAAGAGGAAATTGGTGTCCTTTTTGTAATATAGAGATGGCTCATTTAATGAGTTATTATCCAATGTTACAGGATAAAGGCGTTGAGGTAATAGTAGTGTCACCAATGAATATAGAGCTCCTTAAAGATTGGAAGAGTGAGAATAAGATGTCTTTTCCAATTGTTCAAGATAAAAACTTAGTATTAGGTAAGGCATTAGATATCAAATTTGAATTACAAGATTTTGTACAGCCTCATTATGAGATGCTTGGAATAGATCTAAAACATTTGAATCAAACAGAAAAGACAGAATTAAATATACCTGCTGTTTATATAATAGATGATGAGGGAAGAATCAGCTTTAGATATATGGATGTGAATTATGGTAATCGTTTAGAATTGAAAGAGGTAATTAATGTTTTGTAA